A single window of uncultured Sunxiuqinia sp. DNA harbors:
- a CDS encoding thioredoxin family protein, translating into MEIKVLGTGCTKCKTVEKTAHEAVKEIGVQANIEKVEDMLRIMQYGVMRTPALVINEKVVLSGKVPSKKEIIELITKNQ; encoded by the coding sequence ATGGAAATCAAAGTATTAGGAACCGGATGTACTAAATGCAAAACGGTTGAAAAGACAGCTCACGAAGCGGTGAAAGAAATAGGAGTGCAAGCCAACATTGAAAAAGTAGAAGATATGCTTAGAATCATGCAATACGGTGTCATGCGCACTCCTGCATTAGTCATTAACGAAAAAGTTGTTTTAAGCGGCAAAGTGCCTTCAAAAAAAGAAATCATCGAACTTATCACCAAAAATCAGTAA
- a CDS encoding metalloregulator ArsR/SmtB family transcription factor, with the protein MIEQEIITEEQKLAARYAKAMGHPIRMYILELLTKQACCYSGDLSEILPIAKSTLSQHLKELKDAGLIQGKIEAPKIKYCINRENWKKAKQLFKSHFNI; encoded by the coding sequence ATGATTGAGCAAGAAATAATCACTGAAGAACAAAAACTGGCAGCCCGCTATGCTAAAGCGATGGGGCATCCAATACGAATGTACATTCTTGAATTGCTCACTAAGCAAGCATGCTGCTATAGTGGTGACTTGTCGGAGATTCTTCCTATTGCAAAATCGACACTATCACAACACCTGAAAGAGCTAAAAGATGCCGGATTGATTCAGGGAAAAATTGAAGCTCCAAAAATTAAGTATTGTATTAATCGGGAGAATTGGAAAAAAGCAAAACAACTATTTAAAAGCCATTTTAACATCTAA
- a CDS encoding M20 family metallo-hydrolase: MKEYIELLQTLIRTQSFSKEEEPAANLVRQVLTEKGIPFQTKTNNTWAKNATWKDGLPVILLNSHVDTVRPGKSWTKDPFGAELKDNCLWGLGSNDAGASLVTLLAVFIHFNKQADLPFNLIYAASAEEEISGPNGMTSLIDELGEVDLAIVGEPTQMQMAIAEKGLMVLDGTAHGQTGHAARNEGENALYKALDDIQLLRNYQFEKSSEVLGEVKMSITQINAGSQHNVVPDQCTFVVDVRTNEHYSNQEAFEIIDSVIESEVKARSFRLNSSGIELNHPIVKRGLELGLTYYGSPTTSDQAVMPFRSIKVGPGDSARSHTPDEYILLSEIEDGFKIYVALLDGLKLDY, translated from the coding sequence ATGAAAGAATATATTGAGCTTTTACAGACCTTAATCAGAACCCAGTCGTTTAGCAAAGAAGAAGAGCCCGCTGCGAATTTGGTTCGTCAAGTTTTAACAGAAAAGGGAATTCCATTTCAAACAAAGACAAACAATACATGGGCAAAAAATGCAACCTGGAAGGATGGTCTTCCGGTTATTTTGCTCAACTCACATGTGGATACGGTTCGCCCCGGGAAAAGCTGGACTAAAGATCCGTTTGGTGCTGAACTAAAAGACAATTGCTTGTGGGGACTGGGAAGTAACGATGCAGGTGCTTCATTGGTCACGTTGTTAGCTGTATTTATTCATTTCAACAAACAGGCTGATTTACCATTTAACCTGATTTATGCTGCGTCGGCAGAGGAAGAAATTTCAGGTCCGAATGGCATGACTAGCCTGATTGACGAGTTGGGAGAAGTTGATCTGGCTATTGTTGGAGAGCCAACCCAAATGCAAATGGCGATTGCCGAAAAAGGCTTAATGGTATTGGACGGCACGGCACACGGACAAACCGGTCATGCCGCCCGTAACGAAGGCGAGAACGCGCTGTACAAAGCGTTGGATGATATTCAGCTGTTGCGTAACTATCAATTCGAGAAATCCTCCGAAGTTTTGGGCGAAGTGAAGATGTCAATCACTCAGATCAATGCAGGATCTCAACACAATGTAGTACCTGACCAGTGCACTTTCGTAGTGGATGTACGAACCAATGAGCATTATTCAAACCAGGAAGCATTTGAGATTATCGATTCCGTGATTGAATCGGAAGTCAAAGCACGTTCGTTTCGTTTAAACTCTTCAGGGATTGAATTGAATCATCCCATTGTTAAGCGCGGATTGGAATTAGGACTGACTTATTACGGATCGCCCACAACTTCTGATCAGGCGGTGATGCCATTTCGTTCAATAAAAGTAGGCCCCGGCGACAGTGCTCGTTCTCATACACCTGACGAATATATCTTACTTTCCGAGATTGAGGACGGCTTTAAAATTTATGTGGCTTTGCTGGATGGGCTAAAACTTGATTATTAA
- a CDS encoding tetratricopeptide repeat protein: protein MKRFFLVIVFCLGMIAGFAQDAVDAVQLKNEGNDALRGKDYKKALELFEKSLANWGEEETDNAMVYNAGYCAYKTKEYEKAAKFFGQSIDSKYKTSTAYLYKANSLLKSGNEEGFVETLETGIAANPNSSKMKSMLSKYYLKEGNAFYKEGAAILKQAATDVAAGKYKTTDDQYAKATAKAKAEFKKSLPLFDKALELTPNNDTAKQLKAAATQAING from the coding sequence ATGAAGCGATTTTTTTTAGTAATTGTATTTTGCCTGGGGATGATTGCAGGTTTTGCACAAGATGCGGTTGATGCCGTTCAATTGAAAAATGAAGGCAACGATGCACTAAGGGGAAAAGATTACAAAAAAGCCCTCGAGTTATTTGAGAAATCATTAGCAAACTGGGGTGAGGAAGAAACAGACAATGCAATGGTGTACAACGCAGGGTATTGTGCCTATAAAACAAAAGAGTACGAAAAAGCAGCCAAATTTTTTGGGCAATCTATCGATAGTAAGTACAAAACTTCTACTGCCTATTTGTATAAGGCCAACTCACTTCTAAAAAGCGGAAATGAAGAAGGTTTTGTTGAAACTTTGGAAACCGGTATTGCCGCAAATCCAAATAGTTCGAAAATGAAAAGTATGCTTTCCAAGTACTATTTAAAAGAAGGAAATGCGTTTTACAAAGAGGGTGCTGCGATCCTGAAACAAGCCGCTACAGATGTTGCCGCCGGAAAATATAAAACAACAGACGATCAGTATGCCAAAGCAACAGCTAAAGCTAAAGCAGAGTTTAAAAAGTCATTACCTTTATTTGATAAAGCGTTGGAATTAACTCCAAACAACGATACTGCAAAACAACTTAAGGCTGCTGCAACGCAAGCCATCAACGGATAA
- a CDS encoding head GIN domain-containing protein has translation MKTIPVLLLLLLATFTLPTKLMASPQWDDDDVQTYDIANFNRIEIEGGYKVILRQSDKPALRIKADEEDFDYIDVNSDYGTLSIKLKEKHFTFESMVLYIEFVELNEVEIEGGVKLETKGYVELNDFTLHVEGGAKIEMGMKANHFKVVGEGGVSFDFRGVTKSMNARISGAGNLDADELKSESVTIEIEGVGGASVYATDYLKATIEGVGKIRYKGDPRVEKNIEGIGFVSPD, from the coding sequence ATGAAAACAATTCCGGTCCTTTTACTTCTATTATTGGCAACTTTTACGTTGCCAACAAAACTGATGGCTTCTCCACAGTGGGACGATGATGATGTTCAAACATACGACATTGCAAATTTCAACCGCATTGAGATTGAAGGTGGTTATAAAGTAATTTTAAGGCAATCTGACAAGCCCGCCTTACGCATAAAAGCTGACGAAGAAGATTTTGACTACATTGATGTTAACAGCGACTACGGAACACTGTCGATCAAACTCAAAGAAAAACATTTCACTTTCGAAAGCATGGTTTTATATATTGAATTTGTTGAGCTGAATGAAGTTGAAATTGAAGGTGGAGTAAAGCTTGAAACAAAAGGATATGTTGAGCTGAATGATTTTACATTGCATGTTGAAGGTGGAGCGAAAATTGAAATGGGCATGAAAGCCAATCATTTTAAAGTTGTTGGCGAAGGTGGAGTTAGTTTTGATTTTCGAGGGGTTACAAAATCAATGAATGCCCGAATTTCCGGAGCCGGAAATTTAGATGCCGATGAATTGAAATCAGAATCAGTCACTATCGAAATTGAAGGGGTTGGTGGAGCATCGGTTTATGCCACCGACTATTTAAAAGCAACAATTGAAGGAGTTGGAAAAATACGATACAAAGGAGATCCGAGAGTTGAGAAAAATATTGAAGGCATTGGTTTTGTAAGTCCTGATTAG
- a CDS encoding iron-containing alcohol dehydrogenase, with product MYNFNFKNPVKIIFGKGEIAKIKQEIPKDKTILLTYGGGSIFKNGVYDQVKAATQEMNVIEFGGIEPNPSYETLMKAVSIVKDKKVDFLLAVGGGSVLDGTKFIAAAALYKGDDPWDICAKSNEVSVTEALPIGAVLTLPATGSEMNGSAVVTRAETEEKLAFGSPVVMPQFSVLDPEVIFSLPDRQVANGVVDAFVHVMEQYLTFPVNSPIQDRFAESILITLIEEGPKVLANRKDYEAAANFMWSATLALNGLIGVGVPQDWGTHLIGHELTAYHGIDHARTLAVVLPGMMDIRRKEKQDKILQYGERIWNITDGSVNERIDETIERTIAFFESVGIKTNLSDYDVPKETIDRILTRFEERGFKFGEKGDIGPVEIKAILTQRY from the coding sequence ATGTATAATTTCAATTTTAAAAATCCGGTTAAAATAATATTTGGAAAAGGGGAGATCGCCAAAATCAAACAGGAAATTCCGAAAGACAAAACGATTTTGCTGACCTATGGAGGTGGAAGCATTTTTAAAAACGGTGTCTACGATCAGGTAAAAGCGGCTACTCAGGAAATGAATGTTATTGAATTTGGTGGCATTGAACCAAATCCTAGTTACGAAACATTGATGAAAGCCGTTTCTATTGTGAAGGATAAGAAGGTAGATTTTCTTTTGGCTGTAGGCGGCGGATCGGTACTTGATGGAACCAAATTTATTGCTGCTGCTGCACTTTATAAAGGCGATGATCCTTGGGATATTTGTGCTAAAAGTAATGAAGTTTCTGTAACTGAAGCTTTGCCGATTGGAGCCGTGTTGACTCTTCCGGCAACGGGTTCTGAAATGAATGGAAGTGCAGTAGTTACCCGAGCGGAAACTGAAGAGAAACTGGCATTTGGCTCACCGGTTGTTATGCCACAATTCTCGGTGCTTGATCCGGAGGTGATATTCTCATTGCCCGATAGACAAGTAGCCAACGGAGTGGTTGATGCCTTTGTGCATGTAATGGAACAATACCTGACTTTTCCCGTCAATTCGCCTATTCAGGATCGGTTTGCTGAAAGCATTCTGATAACCTTAATAGAAGAGGGCCCCAAAGTTTTAGCAAATAGAAAGGACTATGAAGCCGCAGCCAATTTTATGTGGAGTGCAACTTTGGCTTTAAACGGACTAATTGGAGTTGGTGTGCCGCAGGACTGGGGAACACATTTGATTGGTCATGAGCTAACGGCTTATCATGGCATTGATCATGCCCGAACGCTGGCAGTTGTTTTACCCGGAATGATGGATATTCGTCGTAAAGAGAAGCAAGATAAGATTTTACAGTACGGAGAGCGCATTTGGAATATAACTGACGGAAGTGTTAATGAGCGAATTGATGAAACAATTGAAAGGACGATTGCTTTTTTCGAATCGGTGGGTATTAAAACAAACCTGTCAGATTATGATGTGCCCAAGGAAACTATTGACAGAATATTAACCCGTTTTGAAGAAAGAGGATTTAAGTTTGGCGAAAAAGGAGATATTGGCCCCGTTGAAATTAAAGCAATATTGACGCAACGCTATTAA